The Pigmentiphaga aceris DNA segment TGGTAGAACCACCCGTGTTGGTCGGGCACGGCGTGGGTGGTCTGCTGGTTCAACTGCTGATCGATCGTGGCTTGGGCGCAGTCGGTATTGCGATTGCGCCTACCCCGCCAAGCGGTGTGCTGCCCGGGTGGTCTGCGCTGCGCCGCATCGCACCGCTGTGGTCGAGCTGGTCAAGTCGGTTGTGCATGCGTGTCATGCACCGGACGATGAAGACGTCGCCTGCTGCATCCGCATCAACAGGCGTTGCTCGGCATCCCGCCGTTCCCGCTTCATTTTCTCCTTCCTTCTGCCCTGCCATACCGCTCACGCGCGCTCGTTTCGACCACGATGTGGCGCAGACGCTGCCCCTTGAGCAACGCCAGCAGGCTTTTGACGATTGGGTCGTCCCTGCGTCGGGCCGATTGCTCTGGCAGACCCTGCTGGGGATCGGCTGCAAGGTAGACTTCGGCAACGATTGCCGCGCGCCCCTGCTCTTCATCGCAGGTGAACAGGATCGCAGCGTGCAGGCGTCCACGGTGGCTGCAAGCTTCCGCCAGCATCGCCGCTCGGTCGCCGTCAGCGCCATGCGCCTGTACGCAGGCCGTAGCCACCTTCTTATCACTGAGCCAGGCTGGGAAGAAATCGCCGATGCCTGTATCGACTGGGCCAACCAACAACTGGGCGGGTTCTGAGGCCACGGGAGCGCGCCGCGCCACGTGGCGTCGCCGGCTGCTTGCCTGTGCATCGGCGCTGCTGATGCTGACGGCCGGCAGCATCGCCGCGCGCGATCTTGACGAGCTTGAGCATCGCCGCTGGAGCGGCAGCGATGGCGGTCCCAGCCAGGTCGGTGCATTGGCACAGACCGCAGACGGTTATCTGTGGCTCGGCACCAATGACTCCCTGTTCCGCTTCGACGGCCTGCGCTTCGTGCGTTACGCCACGCCCGATGGCAAGGCGCCGGGCATCGTGTCCAGCCTGCTGACCGTGGATGATCGGCTGTGGGTGGGCCTGCGGGCGGGTGGCATCAACGTCATCTCACGCGACGCCATGCAGCGTCATGTGACTGGTGCAAAGCCAGGTGCAGGTTCAGATTCAGATGTCATTGCAGGTCTGCCTGCCGGGGCCATCTACGGCATGGCGCGGGATCGGGACGGCACCGTCTGGGCAGCAGCCGATGACGGCTTGGCAGGCTTCGATGGCACCCGCTGGCAACGCATGGCTGGCGCGCAGAATTTTCCCGGAAAACATGCGCGCGCCGTCTTCGTCGACCGTGACGGGATATTGTGGGCTGCCAATGAAAGCC contains these protein-coding regions:
- a CDS encoding alpha/beta hydrolase encodes the protein MHRTVVFIHDAWLSPGVWRHFADRFAACGYTWMAPAWPGIETSAPEHKHPDHIATRQPPAGLVELGMDGLLAHYAFLIRTLVEPPVLVGHGVGGLLVQLLIDRGLGAVGIAIAPTPPSGVLPGWSALRRIAPLWSSWSSRLCMRVMHRTMKTSPAASASTGVARHPAVPASFSPSFCPAIPLTRARFDHDVAQTLPLEQRQQAFDDWVVPASGRLLWQTLLGIGCKVDFGNDCRAPLLFIAGEQDRSVQASTVAASFRQHRRSVAVSAMRLYAGRSHLLITEPGWEEIADACIDWANQQLGGF